The Heyndrickxia acidicola sequence AAAATGTCCAATATTTATTTCCATATTTCATATCAGTGTAAAAACTTCGATGAACCTGAGGCATAATAACCGCTAATCCAAGCGGGGCAGCATATCTCTCAATAGATGTCCGTCTTGTCCAAATGGAATCATCATCACTCAATCCATGCAAAAGATATAATGTCGGATGCTTATCTCCTGCTGCTTTATTTTGCATCCCAATTTGTGTTCTCGTTTGCTGAGGCAAAAGCACAGTCATTGAGGTACTTAACTCCAATACCTCTGAAAAAAATTCACACTTGATAAAAGCCATATATATCCCTACTTTATTATTATTTTTACTTCCATAAATCTATCGGACTAAAAACGAATGCATTTAGGCATCTAAAGAATCCAGGAATCTGAATAAATGAGGTACCCTCTCTCTAAAAAATTGATAATGGTGTTCTGCTCCGTAAACCACTTTAAAGATTCTATTAGGGAGCTTTTCAGCCAAAACATCAGCCACCGCTTCGTTAGATGCTAAAAATTCTTTATGAATGAATTCTCCTTTTCCTTCTCTGTCTCCGCAATCCATATAAAAGCTTTGAATCCCTGATAAATCTGATTCTATTACAAACTTTTCAATATCCTCCTGATTGCGCCAAAAAGCAGAAGACAAGACTGCAACATGTTTAAAGATATCAGGATACACACACGCCGCATAGGTTGAAATTAATCCTCCCAAAGAGATACCCGATATGGCTGTACAATCTGTAATGGTTCTATAAGTGGAATCTATGTACGGCTTCAATTCATTCACGATAAAGTCAATATATAGTTTTCCTTTTCCTCCAGCTGAGCTCCTGTAACCCAATATTTTTTCACTATGTTTGCCATTCACCCATGGACAATACTCATTTATCCGTTCCTTGCTATTTTGATCGATGGCAGCCACTATAACCTCTACTTCATTATCATTCAAATAATCTTCCAAGCCCAAAGACACGCCTCCAACCGCCCACTCATCCCTGAAAACATTTTGTCCATCATGCATATACAAAACGGGATATCTTTTGTCTCGCTTATCATAGTTTTTAGGCAAGTAGACTCTAATACGCCTTTCTTCTTGAAATGCAGAGATGTTTATTGAAAAAATGTCCAACAAAATTTGATGGCCTCCCTATTTATTAAGGTATCTGCCCCTTTTTAGGATAAGATCCATTTTGGTTTGTACGCTTCGATATTCTGCTGCAGATATTCTGGCTTATTTTAATAAATTGGCTTTCTATTCCATCTGCCAATCTTTCTTTTCCTAAACTCATTCTTCGTCATATATAAAAATTCCTTCTCCAACACGAAGTTAATAAACTCAACAAAGGCTGAACTGATAAAAGCTAGCACTATTATCGCTTTTCACTTTTAATTTTTAGAAAAGTTTGACAAAATGATTATTTTAATACTTCGTATAGGTACTCCTGAGTCGCCAAGATGGTTAATAAGCGCTTTAAGCATATTACGTGCGAAATGTATTTTCCTCAAGTAACATATTCTACACAGAAGGAAAGGCTAAAAGTATTTATTTCAAGGAGGTTTGGTTTATGTCATTAGAAGGAAAGCGTGTGGTGGTTTTAGGGGGAACATCAGGAATCGGCCTGGCTGCTGCAAAGGCCTTTGTGAAAGAATCGTCTCATGTCATTATTGCCAGCCGTTCATCTGAGAAGTTAACGAAAGCAAAAGCTGAAATAGGCTCTGATGTGGAAGGGTATGAAATTGACTTTCGGAGTGAAGAAGGAGCCAAAAACTTCTTTAGTAAGGTTGGTGAATTTGACCACCTAGTTGTTACCGCAGGTGAAGGTGCAATGGGGCACTTTAGTGAACTTCCTGTTGCCGCTGTAAGAGAGGCCTTTGACAGCAAATTCTGGGGTCAATATATCACAGTCAAGTCTGCCCTGCCATACTTAAATAACAAAAGCTCCATCACGTTAACTTCCGGCGTCTATGGTTTACGGCCGCCGCGGGGTGCCAGCACTTTGGCAGCCATAAATTCAGCCGTTGATGGATTAGTCCGCGGGCTTTCAGTCGACCTTGCTCCAATTCGGGTAAACGTTGTTTCACCAGGTATCGTGGATACCCCGATCTATTCAGGAATGCCTGCAGAACAGCGCAATAAAATGTATAACTCTATGAGTCAGCAATTACCTGTTGGTCGAGTCGCACAGCCGGAGGATATTGCTGCCACATACGTATACCTGGCGAAAAACGGTTTTACAACGGGGACTACCGTCCTGATCGATGGCGGAGCCCATTTGATATAACCCACCTATTGAAAACAAAACAGGACCGCCCGCTAACTTTTATGGCAGTCCTGTTTTTTATTGGAATCCTAAAATTACATTACTTTTAAAATCCCTCTCAATAGTTAATACTTATTTTCCCGATTTTCTTGTTTTTTGTGATTATTTTTTTCACTGCTCCTGCTGACAATTTCTCTAAGCCCGCCTTCGTCACCTTTAGCATTGATGATTTCAAAAAGCTGGTTCAGCCCTTCATTGGATTCATCTTTTGGTGCTTTATCCATCATATCTCCTCCTTTTGCCTTTAGGATGACCATTTTTCACATATTGTTTCACTTAAAAAGCATTTCATAATAGGAAGAGATCTTTATTTCTCCTGTACAGCTCTTTAAATACCTCATAGCGCTCGGCATACAAGCTGCTATTTTTTTTAATTGGCTCTATGATTTCTGCATGGGTGTGAATCACCTTTTCACAGGCCTCTTCCACAGATGGATACAAACCGATGCCGACACCTGCCGTAATGGCCGCTCCTAAACTGGCTTCTTCCCTTGTTTTGGTTGTATAAATAGGCTTGTTGTAGACATCTGCCTGAATTTGAAGCCAAAGCCTGCTCTTTGCACCGCCTCCGGATGCCATCACTTTATCTGCTTTTATCCCGAGAGACTCCATGATTTCAAGTGAATCCTTTAGTGAAAAAGCAACGCCCTCCATCACCGCTCTGACCAGATGCTCACTTCGATGGCCAAAAGCTAGCCCAAAGAAAATTCCTTTTGCATTAGGATTTAAGTGTGGCGTCCTTTCACCTGTCAAATACGGCAAAAAAATCAGTCCGTCACTACCAGGAGGCACACCTGCTGCCATTGCCTCCATTGTTCCAAAGTCCTTTTCTTTCAAAATATTTGTTTTGAGCCATTCCAAGGACAGTCCGCTATTTAAACTTGACCCTTGTATATTCCATGTATTCGGTTTAACATGGCAAAATGTATTGGTCCGAAGTTTTGAATCATATAAAGGCTGATCCGTCATTGCAGCAATTTGTCCGCCTGTACCAATGTTTGAGGAAACCATTCCCGGATACACAAGTCCATTTCCTACTGCGTGCATAAACTGATCACCGCCTCCAAACACAACCGGTATTCCTTCTGGCAGTCCGGTTTCTCTGGCAGCACGCTCCGTCACCTCTCCCGCAATATCAAACGGTTCAAAACATGGAGGAAATAATTCCTTTTTTAAATCTAATGTATCGATTAAACATTCCGCCCATTTCCTTTCTGCCACATTAAAGGCAAGTGTGCTGGAGGCATCGGTCGCTTCTACGGCCAGTTTTCCTGTTAAACGAAAGCGAATATAGTCCTTTGGCAGGAGAACTTTATCCGTTTTACCATAGCTTTCCGGCTCATTTTCTTTTACCCATAGTAAAGAAGCAACAGCAAAGCCGGTTGAAACGGAGTTTAGCATTTTACCAGCTGCTTTTTCTTCTTGAATTAGACGATTAATTCTTTCTACTTGGGATTTTGAACGCTGATCAGACCAGATGATTGCTGGTCTGACACTCTCTCCCCTCTTACCCACCATGACCAGCCCGTGCATTTGTCCAGAAAAGCCAATGCCGCCTATCCGTGAGGGATCGATGTTTTGTTCCAGTATTTTTTTAAGTACATTTTTTGTAGATGACCACCAAAGCTCAGGTGATTGCTCTGCGTACCCTATTTCAGGAACATCAATTTGGTATGATTTCTGTGCCTGTGAGAGAATATTCCCCTCTCTGTCCATCAAAATAGCTTTTACACTCGATGTTCCTAAGTCAATTCCAATTAAATAATTCATCTTCTTCTCCCTGCCAATTTTACGTTTTGTATGACTTTCTTTTCTTCAATTATAAATTGATTACATGGAAGAATGGAACGTCACAGGGAAAAATTAATCTCTCCTCTTTACCAGAGGACTATTCACCTTTCAAAAAATAAAATATGTTAAAATTTAGTTATACTACTTAAACGACTGGAGCGATCACAAAGGACTGTATATTCTCTGTAATCTTACATGCACACAAGAAAAGAGCTAGCGCCTTGCTCATTGGCGTACGGATTCCGAGTCTTCAGCTGAGATAAAGGAAACACAGCAAGGTTATTCACGAGCTAATGTTGACTTATCTTAGTGAGCGGACATAAAAATCCGATAGCCGATAGGCGCTGAAGCTAGACAAGAAAAATATCCACAGGTTTAGCAGTTCATAATTTCCTAAGTAACAAAAAAAGCTGCTGGTTTAATAGCAGCTCTTCTTAAAACTTATATCCGTTTCAATCTCCAAACTCAATTTCTGTGTCAGCATCAAGCTCTTCATAACTATATTCCTCTTTACAGTCTGGATTAAGACAAATCCAAGTGGATAAACCTTCCTCAATCAAAGTTTCCTGTCCGCAAACTGGGCAGGATCTGTCCCCTATGTTTAAAATGTCTCTCATTCATATACCCCCTTAATATTGGATCCCTTTATACCCTTCTTTACTAAATATAACCACCTATTATTAAGAGTATGTTTATGAATTGTTTAATAAATTAAAAAATCTGCCCAGTGGACAGACCTGTTTTATTCATTGATTCAACAAATGCTTCAGTCAATGTTGATTGTATATCTACATGGGATTGAGCTGAAAAGTGGGCACACCATGCCTTTTTGCTGATTGATTTATGCTTCAGCCATCAGAAACTCCTGCAAACACCTTTAATTCCTAACGAACTTCCTTCCTCACTACTTCTTGAATAGGCAAATCAGCCTTCACTCTTTTTTTCATAGGATAATAGTAAAGAATAAGAGGAATAACCAGCCCTGTAATCCATGCAATGTCCGTACCGCCCAGTGCTTTTGAGACAGGCCCTACATAAATGGTTGTATTTACAAAGGGAATTTCAAGTACAACCGAAACCAAATAAGCAAAGATGGCTATCCAATTAAATGTTCCGTATTGCCCATTTGGATTAAATACATCCCAAACACTGTATTCACCCTGCCGCAAAAGATAGTAGTCTATTAAGTTAATGGCTGTCCAGGGCACCATAAAATACGAAAGCAGCAGAATGAAATTCTCAAAATTGTTAAGGAAGTTGCCATTACCCCAGATTGATAAGACAGTGCCAATAATGGCAGCAGTTAAAACAAGCCAGAATCGAACCTTTGTCGTTGCCTTTAGCTTCGTAAATGCTTCCAATGTTGTAGTAATGGACATAAATGCCCCGTATAGATTAAGCACATTGACTGCTAAAACGCCCAGAACGATGACCAAATACATAATCACCGAGAAATGAAGACCAATCAGATTGGCAAGGCCCAGGCTGGAATTGCTTAAGAATTTAGGGATAAGGGCAGTCAGAATAATGCCTAGGGTCATCATCCAAATCGTTCCGATCGCTGTACCTGCATATGTATACGCAAATGTTTTTAATGATGGAGTATTACTTGGGAGATATCGAGAATAATCCGCTACATATGGTGCATAGGTTAATTGCCATGTAGCTGCAATACTGACCATTAATAAAAATGTGCCCGGTGTAAAATGCCCCGGAGACCAAAGATGTGCTGGCATAGGAAGACGAAGCGCTTCTATTGTTACAAAAACAAACACGACGGCAAATATAATAGCAAAATATTTCTCCATTTTGTGGATCAAATCATAGCCAAAAAGGGTAATGACAAGTGCTATGATACTCAACAGGACAATGCCCCCATTTACCGGGATGGAAAAAGCGCTGCTAATGGCCTGGGCACCTAGAACTCCGCTGCTTGCAAAAAATCCAATATACATAAGGATCACTACACAAAGCGGAAGTACAGCGCCTACCACACCAAATTGGGCACGGCTTTGGATCATCTGAGGGATTCCCAGTTTGGGTCCCTGAACCGAGTGCGAGGCCATAAAAATAGCACCAAGAAGATTCCCTGCAATAACCGCAACAATGCCCCAGAATGGGCTCAAACCGAACTCAATAGCAAGAGCCCCTGTGACAAGTGTAGTAATCTGCATATTCGCGCTAAACCAAATGGTAAACAAACTGCGAACATTGCCATGCCTTTCTTCTTCGGGAATAAAATCGATTGTGCGTTTTTCAATATTCATCAAGCATCCCTCCTCATTGTAAAATGTTCACCCGGCTACGAGCAAGCGCTTTCATTTTTGATTACTTTAAAAGCACTTACCTTTAATCAGGCTTAAAACAATTTTCTGAAACTTATGTATATCTTACCATCTACAGTACACTCATTTAAACAATTATTGACCGAATTATCTTAAAATTACGTTTTCAAAAACCCCCAGCTCTACTGGTCCCTTCTTTTATTCTGTTTTCATTTTTTTGAGCAAAAAAATGAGCTGATTCTTTTCTTCTTCCGTTAATCCTCTTATTAAGTGTTCATTGGCTCTATCTAAAATAGCCTGGAGAATGGGACGGAATTCAAGTCCCTTTTGGGTAGGATACAGGCGGTATGAGCGCCGGTCCTTCTCATCAATCAATCTTTTGATATAACCTGCTTCCTCTAAGTGCTTGACTGCGCGAGCTGTTGTAGCCTTATCGAATTTTAAATCCTGTGTTAATTGATCCTGATTGATTCCAGGCTGCGCAAAAATCGCTTTTAAAAAACTATGCTGTCCGCCTCCTCCAATTTGAAAGGGCTTCAGTTCCTTTACTAGATTTTTTTGATTCTGACGGCTGATAAGCGATATCCATTTTCCGATTGGTTCTTTTTCCATGTTCGATCTCCCTTAAGAAAGTGTTCTAAAAAAAATTCTAGCTTAAATTAGTTGCATCTGCAACAATTGTTCATTACACTATTATTATCAAATAGTTGCATTCGCAACTAACTTAACGGACT is a genomic window containing:
- a CDS encoding alpha/beta hydrolase; protein product: MLDIFSINISAFQEERRIRVYLPKNYDKRDKRYPVLYMHDGQNVFRDEWAVGGVSLGLEDYLNDNEVEVIVAAIDQNSKERINEYCPWVNGKHSEKILGYRSSAGGKGKLYIDFIVNELKPYIDSTYRTITDCTAISGISLGGLISTYAACVYPDIFKHVAVLSSAFWRNQEDIEKFVIESDLSGIQSFYMDCGDREGKGEFIHKEFLASNEAVADVLAEKLPNRIFKVVYGAEHHYQFFRERVPHLFRFLDSLDA
- a CDS encoding SDR family oxidoreductase, whose amino-acid sequence is MSLEGKRVVVLGGTSGIGLAAAKAFVKESSHVIIASRSSEKLTKAKAEIGSDVEGYEIDFRSEEGAKNFFSKVGEFDHLVVTAGEGAMGHFSELPVAAVREAFDSKFWGQYITVKSALPYLNNKSSITLTSGVYGLRPPRGASTLAAINSAVDGLVRGLSVDLAPIRVNVVSPGIVDTPIYSGMPAEQRNKMYNSMSQQLPVGRVAQPEDIAATYVYLAKNGFTTGTTVLIDGGAHLI
- the xylB gene encoding xylulokinase, translated to MNYLIGIDLGTSSVKAILMDREGNILSQAQKSYQIDVPEIGYAEQSPELWWSSTKNVLKKILEQNIDPSRIGGIGFSGQMHGLVMVGKRGESVRPAIIWSDQRSKSQVERINRLIQEEKAAGKMLNSVSTGFAVASLLWVKENEPESYGKTDKVLLPKDYIRFRLTGKLAVEATDASSTLAFNVAERKWAECLIDTLDLKKELFPPCFEPFDIAGEVTERAARETGLPEGIPVVFGGGDQFMHAVGNGLVYPGMVSSNIGTGGQIAAMTDQPLYDSKLRTNTFCHVKPNTWNIQGSSLNSGLSLEWLKTNILKEKDFGTMEAMAAGVPPGSDGLIFLPYLTGERTPHLNPNAKGIFFGLAFGHRSEHLVRAVMEGVAFSLKDSLEIMESLGIKADKVMASGGGAKSRLWLQIQADVYNKPIYTTKTREEASLGAAITAGVGIGLYPSVEEACEKVIHTHAEIIEPIKKNSSLYAERYEVFKELYRRNKDLFLL
- a CDS encoding purine-cytosine permease family protein, with product MNIEKRTIDFIPEEERHGNVRSLFTIWFSANMQITTLVTGALAIEFGLSPFWGIVAVIAGNLLGAIFMASHSVQGPKLGIPQMIQSRAQFGVVGAVLPLCVVILMYIGFFASSGVLGAQAISSAFSIPVNGGIVLLSIIALVITLFGYDLIHKMEKYFAIIFAVVFVFVTIEALRLPMPAHLWSPGHFTPGTFLLMVSIAATWQLTYAPYVADYSRYLPSNTPSLKTFAYTYAGTAIGTIWMMTLGIILTALIPKFLSNSSLGLANLIGLHFSVIMYLVIVLGVLAVNVLNLYGAFMSITTTLEAFTKLKATTKVRFWLVLTAAIIGTVLSIWGNGNFLNNFENFILLLSYFMVPWTAINLIDYYLLRQGEYSVWDVFNPNGQYGTFNWIAIFAYLVSVVLEIPFVNTTIYVGPVSKALGGTDIAWITGLVIPLILYYYPMKKRVKADLPIQEVVRKEVR
- a CDS encoding MarR family winged helix-turn-helix transcriptional regulator translates to MEKEPIGKWISLISRQNQKNLVKELKPFQIGGGGQHSFLKAIFAQPGINQDQLTQDLKFDKATTARAVKHLEEAGYIKRLIDEKDRRSYRLYPTQKGLEFRPILQAILDRANEHLIRGLTEEEKNQLIFLLKKMKTE